One genomic segment of Dehalogenimonas alkenigignens includes these proteins:
- a CDS encoding 4Fe-4S dicluster domain-containing protein: protein MEDRVKIDTDLCTGCGVCVAMCPRQILDIDAETGVCRVTDQSKCDLLGGCEFQCPTGAITVRQPAAR from the coding sequence ATGGAAGACAGAGTTAAGATAGACACGGACCTGTGCACCGGCTGCGGCGTCTGCGTGGCCATGTGCCCCCGCCAGATACTGGACATCGACGCGGAGACCGGCGTCTGCCGGGTCACCGACCAGAGTAAGTGCGATCTTTTGGGCGGCTGCGAGTTCCAGTGCCCCACCGGCGCCATCACGGTGCGCCAGCCCGCCGCCCGCTAG
- a CDS encoding DUF4429 domain-containing protein, with protein MLAQAKGLNGSLELHPKMLVIRRSGFNALVSQGVKGDKEIAISQISAVQFKVPGTFTNGYIQFSFIGGQESKSGIFDAVKDENSVVFTKKQLSEFENLKSELNELRYQ; from the coding sequence ATGCTCGCTCAAGCCAAGGGTCTCAACGGTAGCTTGGAACTCCACCCCAAAATGTTAGTTATCCGTCGAAGTGGGTTCAATGCTTTAGTATCTCAAGGTGTAAAGGGCGATAAAGAGATTGCCATAAGCCAAATTTCCGCCGTTCAATTCAAAGTTCCAGGGACATTTACGAACGGTTATATCCAGTTTTCATTTATCGGTGGCCAAGAAAGCAAGTCGGGGATATTTGACGCCGTAAAAGATGAGAACTCCGTCGTTTTCACAAAAAAGCAATTGTCAGAGTTCGAAAACTTAAAATCTGAGCTTAACGAACTCCGGTACCAATGA
- a CDS encoding class I SAM-dependent methyltransferase, producing the protein MSSFYAAVIDRALRGLRHALPELAEIRPGQRVLDVCCGTGDQAVHLARLGAEVDGIDLDPAMIAVAEARRRRFDRDTLRFQLADAAALPFGAALFDAAAISLALHEKTFDTRLKVVSEMRRVVKPGGVIVLADFGVPARRFFSFIESLVGGEHYANFKDYQSGGGLLKLVHGLNLTVENRAAALGGGVDLLKIRN; encoded by the coding sequence ATGTCCTCTTTTTACGCCGCTGTCATTGACCGGGCGCTCCGCGGCCTGCGGCACGCCCTGCCGGAGCTCGCCGAAATACGGCCGGGGCAGAGGGTGCTGGATGTCTGCTGCGGCACCGGCGACCAGGCGGTGCACCTGGCACGGCTGGGCGCCGAGGTGGACGGCATTGACCTGGACCCGGCGATGATCGCCGTCGCCGAGGCCCGTCGGCGGCGCTTCGACCGGGACACCCTCCGCTTTCAACTGGCCGATGCCGCGGCTTTACCTTTCGGCGCCGCTTTGTTCGACGCCGCCGCCATCTCGCTGGCGCTGCATGAAAAAACGTTCGACACGCGCCTGAAAGTCGTCTCCGAAATGAGGCGGGTGGTCAAGCCCGGCGGGGTCATCGTCCTGGCTGATTTCGGCGTACCGGCGCGCCGGTTCTTCAGCTTCATTGAGAGCCTGGTGGGCGGCGAGCATTACGCTAACTTCAAGGACTACCAGTCCGGCGGCGGGCTATTGAAACTGGTTCATGGATTGAATTTGACCGTCGAGAACCGCGCCGCCGCCCTCGGCGGCGGCGTTGACCTGCTCAAAATCAGGAACTGA
- a CDS encoding PH domain-containing protein: MNGAPELLYEDTPPSAAGLVAAVLIFLVSADLLLGFLIPEILGIMAATAVLEAALFYFIVPRKYQIMSDRLRIRLGGPVKVDIPLATIREARPGRGAEAWVYWGLRLATSSRGIVEIVRRGGLDVVISPRDRETFLEQLNLAAAAAGGGSKTATIRLN, from the coding sequence ATGAACGGGGCGCCTGAACTTCTGTACGAGGACACGCCGCCGTCGGCCGCCGGCCTGGTGGCCGCCGTGCTGATATTCCTGGTGTCGGCCGACCTGCTGCTAGGGTTTCTCATCCCGGAAATCCTGGGGATTATGGCCGCTACCGCGGTGCTGGAGGCGGCGCTGTTCTATTTCATTGTCCCGCGCAAATACCAGATCATGAGCGACCGCCTGCGCATCCGCCTCGGCGGCCCGGTTAAGGTGGACATACCCCTGGCGACCATCCGGGAGGCGCGCCCGGGTCGAGGCGCCGAGGCCTGGGTCTACTGGGGCTTGCGGCTGGCCACTTCCAGCCGGGGCATCGTCGAGATCGTCCGCCGCGGCGGGCTTGACGTCGTCATCTCGCCGCGCGACCGGGAGACCTTCCTGGAACAGCTCAACCTGGCAGCGGCAGCCGCCGGCGGCGGGTCGAAGACAGCCACAATCCGCCTGAACTGA
- a CDS encoding DNA internalization-related competence protein ComEC/Rec2, giving the protein MVLVILSLAWVTGIWLGSRIEPSPAWFLAAAVPLVVAGARRRRGRAALACLAIILLTGGAFCYQAATIDAGGNQVSRYIDGKAYTIEGTVSRDPEAKEKSQALRLDGIAIGTDGGRILPAGAVMVYLPPFPEYHYGDRIAVTGKLLEPPVFDAFDWRAHLARDEVFATVLYPEVVSVEPGHGHPALSLIYDWRHKLAAGIAATIPEPHASLAQGLALGIRSGIGEDVEKAFSVSGTAHLLAVSGQNLAIIAGVVLLATRGILGRRGYWYVWLSMAAVWGFAVLTGLAPPVVRAAVMASIFLLAELFGRQKSAAPALCLAAALMTAANPQLLWSASFQMSFGAMAGLILLLPPFSSLARRLADKFPGRKSKLYGAVYAAGQGLAVSAAAMSGVLPLTAYYFGLVALAGGAATLAAAPALPLIIFSALLAGGAAMIHPAAAVPFAAAGWFGLSYLLGTVKLFALIPALETGPVSGAVIAGWYLASGAAALALARWLRRQDEPEPGPPVSFGRLARFGVPVLIIIGALGSTLPWHNGEGRLEVSFLDVGQGDAIYIRTPAGQDILVDGGPSPQRLVQELGKKMPFWNRTIELVISTHADADHLTGLLEVLGRYKVGQIVHTGVEGNTDLYREWQSLVERKKVPAATAAAGDRIRLAGGLEIAVLNPYGQAAADSNEASLALSLKYGDISFLLAADIPSATELELIYRRLLPDITVLKAAHHGSGGSTGAAFLAVTRPEAAVIQVGRNSYGHPAGEVLAALGAQCVEGGVLRTDEDGTVTLLTDGRTLWLQE; this is encoded by the coding sequence GTGGTTCTCGTCATACTGTCGCTGGCGTGGGTTACCGGTATCTGGCTGGGATCCCGGATCGAACCCTCTCCCGCGTGGTTTCTGGCCGCCGCCGTGCCGCTGGTTGTGGCCGGAGCGCGGCGGCGGCGGGGCCGGGCGGCGCTGGCCTGCCTTGCGATCATCCTGTTAACCGGCGGCGCCTTCTGCTACCAGGCGGCCACCATCGACGCGGGCGGGAACCAAGTCAGCCGCTATATCGACGGTAAGGCCTATACCATCGAAGGCACCGTCAGCCGCGATCCCGAAGCGAAAGAAAAATCCCAGGCGCTGCGGCTGGACGGCATCGCCATCGGGACGGACGGCGGCCGGATCCTGCCTGCCGGCGCGGTGATGGTCTACCTCCCGCCGTTCCCGGAATATCATTACGGCGACCGCATCGCGGTGACCGGCAAGCTGCTCGAACCGCCGGTCTTCGACGCCTTCGATTGGCGCGCTCACCTGGCCCGCGACGAGGTATTTGCCACCGTCCTGTACCCCGAAGTAGTCTCTGTCGAGCCTGGACACGGCCACCCGGCGCTTTCGCTGATCTATGACTGGCGGCACAAACTGGCCGCAGGCATCGCCGCCACTATTCCGGAACCCCACGCTTCACTGGCGCAAGGCCTGGCCCTGGGCATTCGTTCGGGCATCGGTGAAGATGTCGAGAAGGCTTTCTCGGTGTCGGGCACGGCCCACCTGCTGGCCGTCTCGGGACAGAATCTGGCCATCATCGCCGGTGTCGTCCTGCTGGCTACCCGGGGCATCCTCGGGCGGCGCGGCTACTGGTACGTGTGGTTGTCAATGGCGGCGGTCTGGGGTTTCGCCGTCCTTACCGGCCTGGCGCCGCCGGTGGTGCGCGCCGCCGTCATGGCTTCGATCTTTCTGCTGGCCGAGTTATTTGGGCGTCAGAAATCGGCGGCGCCGGCGCTGTGCCTGGCGGCAGCGCTGATGACAGCTGCCAATCCGCAACTCCTGTGGTCGGCGTCATTCCAGATGAGTTTCGGGGCGATGGCCGGGCTGATCCTGCTGCTGCCGCCGTTCTCGTCGCTGGCCCGGCGCCTGGCCGACAAATTTCCCGGCCGGAAATCGAAGCTCTACGGCGCGGTTTACGCCGCCGGCCAGGGGCTGGCGGTTTCCGCCGCGGCTATGTCAGGCGTCCTGCCGCTGACCGCCTATTACTTCGGCCTGGTAGCCCTGGCCGGCGGCGCGGCCACCCTGGCCGCCGCCCCGGCACTGCCGCTGATCATCTTCTCCGCCCTGCTGGCCGGGGGCGCCGCCATGATTCACCCGGCCGCCGCCGTCCCTTTCGCCGCGGCGGGGTGGTTCGGGTTAAGTTATCTTCTCGGAACGGTGAAGCTGTTCGCCCTTATCCCGGCGCTGGAGACCGGGCCAGTAAGCGGGGCGGTAATAGCCGGCTGGTATCTGGCTTCAGGCGCCGCCGCACTGGCGCTGGCGCGCTGGCTGCGGCGCCAGGATGAGCCGGAGCCGGGACCTCCGGTCAGCTTCGGCCGGCTGGCGCGCTTCGGCGTGCCCGTGTTGATTATCATCGGCGCGCTCGGCTCGACGCTGCCCTGGCATAACGGAGAAGGCCGCCTGGAAGTCAGTTTCCTGGATGTCGGCCAGGGCGACGCCATCTACATCCGCACTCCGGCCGGGCAGGACATCCTGGTAGACGGCGGCCCTTCGCCGCAGCGGCTGGTTCAGGAGCTGGGCAAAAAAATGCCGTTCTGGAACCGGACGATCGAGCTGGTAATATCGACCCACGCCGACGCCGACCACCTGACCGGGCTGCTCGAAGTCCTGGGACGTTACAAGGTCGGGCAAATAGTCCATACCGGTGTTGAAGGAAACACCGACCTCTACCGGGAATGGCAGAGCCTGGTGGAGCGGAAGAAAGTCCCGGCGGCGACGGCGGCGGCCGGCGACCGCATCCGGCTGGCAGGCGGCCTGGAAATAGCGGTTTTGAACCCCTACGGCCAGGCCGCTGCGGACTCCAACGAGGCTTCACTGGCGCTCAGCCTGAAATACGGCGATATTTCATTCCTGCTGGCCGCCGATATACCCTCGGCGACGGAACTCGAGCTGATCTACCGCCGACTGCTGCCCGATATCACGGTGCTCAAGGCGGCGCACCACGGCTCAGGCGGTTCGACCGGCGCGGCCTTCCTGGCGGTCACCCGCCCGGAAGCGGCGGTCATCCAGGTGGGCCGCAACAGCTACGGACATCCCGCCGGCGAAGTCCTGGCAGCGCTCGGGGCGCAGTGCGTCGAGGGCGGCGTACTGCGTACCGACGAAGACGGCACCGTCACCTTGCTGACCGACGGCCGCACCCTGTGGCTCCAGGAATAG
- a CDS encoding mechanosensitive ion channel family protein, whose protein sequence is MDWGNIFESVSNWIGAHGLQLLLIISLSFLFYQLVKMAISRGLARYVEFRHSHHQVTREERIKRAKTLSGVLTGAIGIFMFGLTVFMILAELDIDIAPLLASAGVLGIAIGFGAQSIIKDTLNGLFILLEGQFNTGDVVKIAGVSGGVEDLNLRRTILRDLDGIVHIIPNGQITTVSNYTHEWARVNLNVPVAYSTDLDKAAAVINRVGRELAGDPEFSPMIISAPQVLRVDKFADSAIEIKVLGDVHPMKQWPVTGELRRRLKKAFDEAGIEIPFPHTKLFFDNAQLKDISQLSLLAEASRRPAEPPERPVKAAKGDLPPDSGETVPY, encoded by the coding sequence ATGGACTGGGGCAATATCTTCGAATCTGTTTCCAACTGGATAGGGGCCCACGGGCTGCAACTACTTCTGATCATCAGCCTGAGCTTTCTATTCTACCAGCTGGTCAAAATGGCCATCAGCCGCGGCCTGGCGCGCTACGTGGAGTTCCGGCATTCCCACCACCAGGTAACCCGCGAGGAACGCATCAAGCGCGCCAAAACGCTCTCAGGCGTCCTGACCGGCGCCATCGGCATCTTCATGTTCGGCCTGACGGTATTCATGATCCTGGCCGAGCTGGATATCGACATCGCGCCGCTGCTGGCCTCAGCCGGCGTGCTGGGCATCGCCATCGGCTTCGGCGCCCAGAGCATCATCAAGGACACGCTGAACGGCCTGTTCATCCTGCTGGAAGGGCAGTTCAACACCGGCGACGTGGTCAAGATCGCCGGGGTGTCCGGCGGCGTGGAGGACCTCAACCTGAGGCGCACCATCCTCCGGGACCTGGACGGCATCGTCCACATCATTCCCAACGGCCAGATCACCACCGTATCCAACTACACTCACGAATGGGCACGGGTGAATCTGAACGTGCCGGTGGCCTATTCGACCGATCTCGACAAGGCGGCGGCGGTCATCAACCGGGTGGGCCGGGAGCTGGCTGGCGACCCGGAGTTTTCCCCGATGATCATCTCGGCGCCGCAGGTGCTCCGGGTCGATAAATTCGCCGATTCGGCCATCGAGATCAAGGTGCTGGGCGACGTCCACCCGATGAAGCAGTGGCCGGTGACCGGCGAACTGCGCCGCCGGCTGAAGAAGGCTTTCGACGAAGCCGGAATCGAGATCCCGTTCCCTCATACCAAGCTCTTCTTTGACAACGCCCAGCTTAAGGATATTTCGCAGCTGTCACTATTGGCCGAGGCAAGCCGGCGCCCTGCCGAACCGCCGGAGCGGCCGGTTAAGGCCGCCAAAGGCGACCTGCCTCCGGATTCAGGGGAAACGGTACCGTACTAA
- a CDS encoding RelA/SpoT family protein codes for MEVTALLEATARYLPWEKVEQIRSAYDFAAKAHEGQTRKSGEPFIEHPLSVALILAELQLDATAVKAALLHDVPEDSAIPLTKIEELFGKDVGKLVDGVTKLAKLSLAAPGETRFSGNTTYERQAENLRKMLVAMAEDLRVVFIKLADRLHNMRTLDAMPPEKQKDTARETLEIYAPLAHRLGIWEIKWQLEDLAFRFLEPQHYKSLARLLASKRAQREEFIGKVIDVLRSEFEKVGIKAEITGRAKHIYSLHQKAEKYAVQGRHFDEIYDLLAIRVLVVSVNECYTALGAVHNLWHPIPGSFDDYIANPKPNGYQSLHTAVLSMSATPLEIQIRTYEMHRLAEYGVAAHWRYKEGDKAAPKSEDRISWLRQLADWHRDLAGAEEFLESVKTDIFNDQVFVFTPGGEIKDLPKGATPLDFAYRVHTELGHRCVGAKVNGKLVGLDYRLRNGEVVEIVTTKKDKGPSRDWLNPNLGYVKTSHAITKIRQWFKKQERTENIEKGRELLEKEFRHLGLKIPDFKTLAHQNNCENIDEFLAAVGYGGLSAHSIALSQVAAAEAPHPVEAAAPAAPARADSSGVSVMGIGDVLTKIAGCCRPLPGEDIIGYVTRSQGVTIHRADCHNVLKEEEPERLIRVEWGRQDQFYPTRLQVLAWDRVGLVRDISTLIADEKVNISNMTVAESPDRVTSITLDIETKGLTQLARLISKMEGVKGVTSINRLGDDSKSRPSA; via the coding sequence GTGGAAGTAACCGCTCTTTTAGAGGCTACCGCCCGCTACCTGCCGTGGGAGAAGGTCGAGCAAATAAGATCGGCCTATGACTTCGCGGCTAAGGCCCACGAGGGCCAGACCCGGAAAAGCGGCGAACCGTTCATCGAACACCCCCTGTCCGTCGCTCTGATCCTGGCCGAACTTCAGCTCGACGCCACCGCCGTCAAAGCCGCCCTGCTCCATGATGTCCCGGAGGACTCGGCCATCCCGCTCACGAAGATCGAGGAGCTTTTCGGCAAGGACGTCGGCAAACTGGTGGACGGCGTCACCAAGCTGGCCAAGCTGTCGCTGGCCGCCCCCGGCGAGACCAGATTCTCCGGCAACACCACCTATGAGCGCCAGGCGGAAAACCTCCGTAAGATGCTGGTAGCCATGGCCGAGGACCTCAGGGTCGTCTTTATCAAGCTGGCCGACCGGCTGCACAACATGCGCACCCTGGACGCCATGCCGCCTGAGAAGCAGAAGGACACCGCCCGGGAAACCCTGGAAATCTATGCCCCGCTGGCCCACCGCCTGGGCATCTGGGAGATCAAGTGGCAGCTGGAGGACCTGGCCTTCCGCTTCCTGGAGCCGCAGCATTACAAGAGCCTGGCGCGGCTGCTGGCCTCCAAGCGCGCCCAGCGCGAAGAGTTTATCGGCAAGGTCATTGACGTGCTGCGGTCGGAATTCGAAAAAGTCGGCATCAAGGCAGAGATCACCGGCCGGGCCAAACATATCTACTCCCTGCACCAGAAGGCTGAAAAATACGCCGTTCAGGGGCGTCATTTCGATGAGATTTATGACCTGCTGGCTATCCGCGTGCTGGTTGTCTCGGTAAACGAATGCTATACCGCCCTGGGCGCCGTCCACAACCTGTGGCACCCCATCCCCGGCTCTTTCGACGATTATATCGCCAATCCCAAGCCTAACGGCTACCAGTCGCTGCACACCGCCGTGCTGTCCATGTCCGCCACCCCGCTGGAGATCCAGATCCGGACCTATGAAATGCACCGGCTGGCGGAGTACGGCGTGGCCGCCCACTGGCGCTATAAGGAGGGCGACAAGGCCGCCCCCAAATCGGAAGACCGCATCTCCTGGCTGCGCCAGCTGGCCGACTGGCACCGCGACCTGGCCGGCGCCGAGGAGTTTTTAGAGTCGGTCAAGACCGACATTTTCAATGACCAGGTTTTCGTCTTTACTCCCGGCGGCGAAATTAAAGACCTGCCCAAGGGGGCGACGCCGCTGGATTTCGCCTACCGCGTCCATACCGAGCTGGGCCACCGCTGCGTCGGCGCCAAGGTTAACGGCAAACTGGTCGGCCTGGACTACCGGCTCCGCAACGGCGAGGTGGTGGAGATCGTCACCACCAAGAAGGACAAAGGGCCGTCGCGTGACTGGCTCAATCCCAATCTGGGCTATGTCAAAACCAGCCACGCCATCACCAAAATCCGCCAGTGGTTCAAGAAACAGGAGCGGACCGAAAATATTGAAAAAGGCCGGGAACTGCTGGAGAAAGAGTTCCGCCACCTGGGACTTAAGATCCCCGATTTCAAAACCCTGGCTCACCAGAACAACTGCGAGAACATCGATGAATTTTTAGCCGCCGTCGGCTACGGCGGGCTGTCGGCGCACTCCATCGCCCTGTCGCAGGTGGCCGCCGCCGAGGCGCCGCACCCGGTTGAAGCCGCCGCGCCGGCCGCGCCGGCCAGGGCTGACAGTTCAGGCGTGTCGGTTATGGGCATCGGCGACGTGCTGACCAAGATCGCCGGCTGCTGCCGGCCGCTGCCCGGCGAAGACATCATCGGCTATGTCACCCGCTCCCAGGGGGTGACCATCCACCGCGCCGACTGCCATAACGTGCTGAAAGAGGAAGAACCGGAGCGGCTGATCCGGGTGGAGTGGGGCCGCCAGGACCAGTTCTATCCCACCAGGCTGCAGGTGCTGGCCTGGGACAGGGTCGGCCTGGTGCGGGACATCTCAACGCTCATCGCGGATGAGAAAGTCAACATTTCCAACATGACGGTGGCTGAAAGCCCGGACCGGGTGACCTCCATCACCCTGGACATTGAAACCAAAGGCCTGACCCAGCTGGCGCGGCTCATCTCCAAGATGGAAGGCGTCAAGGGCGTCACCTCAATCAACCGCCTGGGCGATGATTCCAAATCCCGGCCGTCGGCCTGA
- a CDS encoding HD-GYP domain-containing protein, protein MAQPVKKDIIIVASHEEAARQQISAKLIMAGLRCLTASSSAETIEFIYHRDVALVLLEAAMPGRSGLQVLQEITAVSPDTAVVVMLDGRDREAAVRCLDLGAADYLVKPANLEETLLKTRRILDWRQLVMQHREYKTTLEQRVSERTRDLIQTVAKMKSAAVDTLVRLARAAEYKDEDTGSHIQRMSRYTALVAERMGLADDYVESLLYAATMHDIGKIGIPDSILLKPGKLTDEEWSVMKQHTVIGARILDGAEAEIVKLGAAIAISHHEKWNGSGYPFGFKGEEIPLPGRIAAIADVFDSLTSKRAYRKDDFTADETFKIIEQSVGVQFDPAVFAAFKAAWPDIRVEHQRFRTLEASRASSQIDTAVLS, encoded by the coding sequence ATGGCGCAACCGGTCAAGAAGGATATCATCATCGTGGCGTCTCACGAAGAGGCGGCGCGCCAGCAAATTTCGGCCAAACTGATCATGGCCGGCCTGCGGTGCCTGACCGCGTCCAGCAGCGCCGAAACAATAGAGTTCATCTACCACCGGGACGTAGCCCTGGTGCTGCTCGAGGCGGCCATGCCCGGCCGGTCAGGGCTCCAGGTCCTCCAGGAGATCACCGCGGTCAGCCCGGACACGGCGGTGGTGGTGATGCTCGACGGGCGGGACCGGGAGGCGGCCGTCCGCTGCCTGGACCTTGGCGCCGCCGACTACCTGGTCAAACCGGCGAATCTGGAAGAGACGCTACTGAAAACCCGGCGCATCCTGGATTGGCGACAGCTGGTGATGCAGCACCGCGAATACAAGACGACGCTGGAGCAGCGGGTGAGCGAGCGCACCCGGGACCTGATCCAGACGGTAGCCAAGATGAAATCCGCGGCCGTCGATACCCTGGTGCGGCTGGCCCGGGCCGCCGAGTACAAGGACGAAGATACCGGCAGCCACATCCAGCGCATGAGCCGCTATACGGCGCTGGTAGCCGAAAGGATGGGGCTGGCCGACGATTATGTGGAGTCACTGCTGTATGCCGCCACCATGCACGACATCGGCAAGATCGGCATCCCCGACAGCATCCTGCTTAAACCCGGCAAACTGACCGACGAGGAGTGGTCGGTAATGAAGCAGCACACCGTCATCGGGGCGCGCATCCTCGACGGCGCCGAGGCCGAAATCGTGAAGCTGGGGGCGGCCATCGCCATCAGCCACCATGAAAAATGGAACGGCAGCGGCTACCCCTTCGGCTTCAAAGGCGAGGAAATCCCGCTGCCCGGGCGCATCGCCGCCATCGCCGACGTTTTCGACTCACTGACTTCCAAACGTGCTTACCGCAAGGACGATTTCACCGCCGACGAGACGTTCAAGATTATTGAACAGAGCGTCGGCGTCCAGTTCGATCCGGCGGTCTTCGCCGCGTTCAAGGCCGCCTGGCCGGATATCAGGGTGGAACACCAGCGGTTCCGCACCCTGGAGGCCAGCCGGGCATCGTCCCAAATTGACACCGCTGTGCTTTCGTGA
- the ychF gene encoding redox-regulated ATPase YchF → MALSIGIIGLPMSGRTTVFEAAAGGLKAAAPKPEAVHVGIAKVPDERIDRLSEMFKPQKTTYAEVKYLDLGASVKNISGEALRELSAMDELVSVVRAFKDDAVPHPQETVDAERDIEAMNLELTFSDLAIIERRLGKIEQSMKAAKATDRPKILAEQELLLRLKAELEKDIPLRDVELSAEEEKSLSGYQFLSAKPLLTVVNIGEEDLPSAARIEDEFSKRFAGRKRKLIALCGKLEAELAGMDEASAAEFRADYGLKETGLARTIRASYALLDLISFFTVGPDEVRAWSITAGMNAQAAAGKIHSDIERGFIRAEVVHYDDLMRTGTMAEAKKAGVLRLEGKTYTVKDGDIAHFLFNV, encoded by the coding sequence ATGGCTTTATCCATTGGCATCATCGGCCTGCCCATGAGCGGCCGCACCACCGTTTTCGAAGCGGCCGCCGGCGGTCTCAAAGCCGCGGCGCCGAAGCCTGAGGCGGTCCACGTCGGCATCGCCAAGGTGCCGGACGAGCGCATCGACCGGCTGTCCGAAATGTTCAAACCGCAGAAGACGACCTACGCCGAGGTGAAATACCTCGACCTGGGGGCTTCGGTCAAGAATATTTCCGGCGAGGCGCTGCGCGAGCTTTCGGCGATGGACGAACTGGTCAGCGTTGTCCGCGCTTTCAAAGACGACGCGGTGCCCCACCCGCAGGAGACCGTTGACGCCGAGCGGGACATCGAGGCGATGAACCTGGAGCTGACTTTCTCCGACCTGGCCATCATCGAGCGGCGGCTGGGTAAAATCGAGCAGTCAATGAAAGCCGCCAAAGCAACCGACCGCCCCAAGATTTTAGCCGAACAGGAACTGCTGCTCCGCCTCAAGGCTGAGCTGGAGAAAGACATCCCGCTGCGCGACGTGGAGCTATCCGCCGAGGAGGAGAAAAGCCTCTCCGGCTACCAGTTCCTGTCAGCCAAGCCTTTACTGACCGTGGTCAACATCGGCGAGGAAGACCTGCCGAGCGCCGCAAGAATAGAGGACGAATTTTCGAAACGGTTCGCCGGCCGGAAGCGCAAGCTGATCGCCCTGTGCGGCAAGCTGGAAGCCGAACTGGCCGGTATGGACGAGGCATCCGCCGCCGAGTTCCGCGCTGATTACGGACTCAAGGAGACCGGCCTGGCGCGCACCATCCGCGCTTCCTACGCCCTGCTCGACCTGATCTCATTCTTCACTGTCGGACCCGATGAAGTCCGCGCCTGGAGCATCACCGCCGGCATGAACGCCCAGGCCGCGGCGGGCAAGATCCACTCCGATATCGAGCGCGGCTTTATCCGCGCCGAGGTTGTCCACTACGACGATCTGATGCGCACCGGGACGATGGCGGAGGCCAAGAAAGCCGGGGTGCTGCGGCTCGAGGGCAAGACCTACACCGTCAAGGACGGCGACATCGCCCACTTCCTGTTCAACGTCTGA
- a CDS encoding ComEA family DNA-binding protein, with translation MDTRLRRFGVMAIFFAVGGLSACADPNTVELYTPTAQPPPFASVAIEGSVTLPGVYPLKAGDTIENLLQAAGGASGGSVIKLVVSGSVPAPQKVNLNTAEPWLLTALPGIGDSKAAAIVAYRTEHGPFVNIMELVKVPGFGQATFDSLKDLITVSE, from the coding sequence ATGGACACACGTTTACGGCGGTTCGGAGTCATGGCGATATTCTTTGCCGTTGGCGGGCTTTCAGCCTGCGCCGACCCGAACACGGTCGAACTCTACACCCCCACCGCCCAGCCGCCGCCGTTTGCCAGCGTTGCCATCGAGGGTTCCGTCACCCTGCCCGGCGTCTATCCCCTGAAAGCAGGCGACACCATCGAAAACCTGCTCCAGGCGGCGGGCGGCGCGAGCGGCGGCTCGGTGATCAAGCTGGTGGTCAGCGGCTCGGTTCCGGCGCCCCAGAAAGTAAACCTCAATACCGCCGAGCCGTGGCTGCTCACCGCCCTGCCCGGCATCGGCGACTCCAAAGCCGCCGCCATCGTCGCTTACCGGACCGAGCATGGCCCGTTCGTCAACATCATGGAACTGGTCAAGGTGCCGGGTTTCGGCCAGGCGACCTTCGATTCACTCAAAGACCTGATCACGGTGTCGGAGTAA
- a CDS encoding NifU family protein has protein sequence MLEKVKTVLDKIRPSLQADGGDVQLVEVKEKEGIVKVKLTGACAGCPMSQMTLKNGIERILKREVPEVKEVVAA, from the coding sequence ATGCTGGAAAAGGTCAAGACAGTCCTGGACAAGATCCGCCCGTCCCTGCAGGCTGACGGCGGCGACGTTCAACTGGTCGAGGTTAAAGAAAAAGAAGGCATCGTCAAGGTCAAACTCACCGGCGCCTGCGCCGGCTGCCCGATGTCCCAGATGACCCTTAAAAACGGCATCGAGCGCATTCTGAAGCGCGAAGTTCCGGAAGTCAAAGAGGTGGTGGCCGCCTGA